A stretch of the Leptospira harrisiae genome encodes the following:
- the ilvD gene encoding dihydroxy-acid dehydratase: protein MTLNRYSRILTQDESLPASQAMIIGSGVPYEDLNKPFIGIGSTGFDGNPCNMHLTTLASLQKKSVLDTKQMVGLLFNTIGVSDGITNGNDGMRYSLPSREIIADSIETISGAHYYDGIIFTAGCDKNMPGAIMAMSRLNRPSIMVYGGTINGGNYKGEKLNIVSAFEAYGKKINGKITEEDFKEVIKNSCPGPGACGGMYTANTMATAIEVMGMSLPYSSSSPARSEEKKKECMNIGKFMYNLLEKDIKPSDIITPKSILNALRVVTILGGSTNAALHMIAIARTMGIPLDLEQIQKVTDTTPLLADMKPSGKYLMEDLHAIGGTPAIMKFMLREGLLDGSCLTVTGKTIAENLESLPDLPADQDLLRPVSNPIKKEGHIQVLYGNIAKKGAVAKITGHEGERFEGKAICFDSEVEANAGIRDGKVKPGHVVVIRYVGPKGGPGMPEMLKPTSAIIGAGLGDNVALITDGRFSGGSHGFVVGHITPEAMEGGELAFVNDGDSILIDARTNKLELQIAPEELEKRRATWKKPPYRITSGYLWKYIQMVKDASTGCLTDR from the coding sequence ATGACTTTGAATCGATATAGCCGCATTCTTACCCAAGATGAATCCCTTCCTGCCTCCCAAGCAATGATCATTGGATCTGGAGTTCCTTATGAAGATTTAAATAAACCATTCATTGGAATTGGTAGTACTGGATTTGATGGAAATCCATGTAATATGCATCTCACCACTCTTGCTTCTTTACAAAAGAAAAGTGTATTAGATACAAAACAAATGGTGGGTTTATTATTTAACACCATTGGTGTAAGCGACGGAATTACCAACGGTAATGACGGGATGCGTTACTCACTTCCTTCAAGAGAAATCATCGCTGATTCCATTGAAACGATTTCTGGTGCACATTATTATGATGGGATTATATTTACTGCCGGTTGTGATAAAAATATGCCAGGTGCGATCATGGCAATGTCAAGACTCAACAGGCCATCCATCATGGTATATGGTGGAACCATCAATGGCGGAAATTACAAAGGTGAAAAATTAAATATTGTTTCTGCCTTTGAAGCATACGGAAAAAAAATTAACGGAAAAATCACAGAAGAAGATTTTAAAGAAGTCATTAAAAATTCCTGCCCAGGGCCTGGCGCTTGCGGTGGAATGTATACTGCGAATACTATGGCTACGGCCATTGAAGTAATGGGAATGAGTTTACCATATAGTTCTTCTTCTCCGGCTCGCAGTGAAGAAAAAAAGAAAGAATGTATGAATATTGGAAAGTTTATGTACAATCTTTTAGAAAAAGATATCAAACCTTCAGATATCATCACTCCTAAATCAATTTTAAATGCACTACGAGTGGTGACTATCCTCGGTGGTTCCACAAATGCTGCCTTACATATGATTGCGATTGCAAGAACTATGGGTATCCCTTTGGATTTGGAACAAATTCAAAAAGTAACAGATACAACACCACTACTTGCAGATATGAAACCAAGTGGAAAGTATCTAATGGAAGATTTACATGCTATCGGGGGAACCCCTGCAATCATGAAATTTATGTTACGCGAAGGTTTGCTTGACGGATCTTGTTTGACAGTCACTGGAAAAACCATCGCAGAAAACTTGGAAAGTCTTCCTGATCTTCCGGCTGACCAAGATTTACTTCGACCCGTTAGTAATCCCATTAAAAAAGAAGGCCATATTCAAGTCCTATATGGCAATATCGCCAAAAAAGGTGCTGTGGCAAAAATCACAGGCCATGAAGGGGAAAGGTTCGAAGGCAAAGCCATTTGTTTTGATTCTGAAGTGGAAGCCAATGCCGGGATTCGCGACGGTAAAGTCAAACCAGGCCATGTGGTAGTGATCCGTTACGTAGGCCCAAAAGGCGGTCCGGGAATGCCAGAGATGTTAAAACCAACTTCTGCCATCATCGGCGCAGGTCTTGGGGACAATGTGGCTCTCATCACTGATGGAAGGTTCTCGGGCGGAAGTCATGGATTTGTTGTGGGCCATATCACTCCGGAAGCAATGGAAGGGGGAGAGTTGGCATTTGTGAATGATGGGGACAGTATCTTGATTGATGCTCGCACCAACAAACTCGAACTACAAATTGCACCAGAGGAGCTAGAAAAACGGAGAGCGACTTGGAAAAAACCTCCATACCGCATTACCTCTGGATATCTTTGGAAGTACATCCAGATGGTAAAAGATGCTAGTACTGGTTGCCTAACGGACCGTTAG
- a CDS encoding pirin family protein, producing MKHKSILYAQKLDFQWPTSDPFLFCVHHEDYYPKGNGKFGPDASLQGRQIGQDFAGKDGWRMYHGETIPGFPGHPHRGFETVTVVQRGLIDHADSQGAAGRYGDGDVQWMTAGAGIQHSEMFPLVNEAGDNTLELFQIWMNLPAKNKFVDPHFKMFWNEDIPVKVVSDANGRKVKIKTVAGSLFGDKPLDPPPDSWAGDPKNEVGIYILDLDPEVSFVIPGSSIGNNRNLYYFRGEGLVLDEVVVPGKHMYNLKSDVSLELKNGSEPGRILILEGKPIAEPVVQYGPFVMNKQEEIQQAFDDYRKTQFGGWPWDSYDPVHVGKSRFARHADGKEEVPKEKSGNSN from the coding sequence ATGAAACATAAATCGATATTATACGCACAAAAGCTGGACTTCCAATGGCCGACTTCCGATCCTTTTTTGTTTTGTGTCCACCACGAAGACTATTATCCCAAAGGAAATGGAAAGTTTGGGCCGGATGCTTCCCTCCAAGGAAGACAAATTGGCCAAGACTTTGCTGGAAAAGACGGATGGAGGATGTACCACGGGGAAACCATACCAGGTTTTCCAGGCCACCCCCACCGCGGATTTGAAACAGTGACTGTGGTCCAAAGAGGACTCATTGACCATGCCGATTCCCAAGGTGCCGCTGGTAGGTACGGAGATGGGGACGTACAATGGATGACGGCAGGTGCTGGGATCCAACATTCAGAAATGTTTCCTTTGGTGAATGAAGCAGGTGATAATACTTTGGAACTTTTTCAGATTTGGATGAATCTGCCGGCAAAAAATAAATTTGTAGATCCACACTTCAAAATGTTTTGGAACGAAGACATTCCTGTAAAAGTGGTTTCGGATGCCAATGGGAGAAAGGTAAAAATTAAAACAGTCGCCGGATCATTGTTTGGTGATAAACCACTCGACCCACCTCCAGATTCCTGGGCAGGTGATCCAAAAAACGAAGTAGGAATATATATTTTAGATTTAGATCCAGAAGTTAGTTTTGTGATTCCTGGAAGTTCGATTGGAAACAATAGAAATTTGTATTACTTCCGAGGAGAAGGTCTAGTACTCGATGAAGTTGTCGTACCAGGCAAACATATGTACAACCTAAAATCGGATGTTTCTCTAGAACTAAAGAATGGATCGGAACCAGGACGCATTTTGATTTTGGAAGGAAAACCTATTGCAGAACCTGTAGTCCAATATGGGCCTTTTGTGATGAACAAACAAGAAGAAATCCAACAAGCGTTTGACGACTATCGCAAAACACAGTTTGGCGGTTGGCCTTGGGATTCCTACGATCCAGTACATGTTGGTAAATCTAGATTTGCCAGACATGCGGATGGGAAAGAAGAAGTTCCCAAAGAAAAGAGTGGGAACTCCAATTGA
- a CDS encoding PAS domain-containing sensor histidine kinase has product MSLLPKTYEALSADLKRLELENQLLKHKLFETESNHSNLFQALQFTQYSIDTISESILWLDSEGNIVFVNDAACKNYGYTKEELLSMKMFQVDPIFTVDMWKSHWQEILNRKTFSIETINQRKDGTSFPIEVTVNLIEYGGKQYNCAIVRDITERKLVENNLKESAIRLLELNTSKDKFFSIIAHDLRGPLGTQREFTKILSEKDSKFSETERTSYLKMLEESSDLVYSLLENLLDWARSQSGNINSQPVTIHFYELIERVIGLLALSANKKNLMISNQIPNTQTIFADLYMIETVIRNLISNAIKYSNVNTEITIGVSHKDSIFFIKDQGVGMVKEQIENLFRVDHKFSTKGTAQESGTGLGLILCKEFLEKQGGKIWVESESGFGSTFYIQLVQNI; this is encoded by the coding sequence ATGTCACTTCTCCCTAAGACATATGAAGCATTGAGTGCCGATTTAAAACGTTTGGAATTAGAAAACCAACTTTTAAAACATAAGTTGTTTGAAACAGAATCAAATCATTCAAATCTATTTCAGGCTCTACAGTTCACCCAGTATTCCATTGATACCATCTCAGAATCCATTCTTTGGTTAGATTCCGAAGGAAATATTGTTTTCGTGAACGATGCCGCTTGTAAAAATTATGGATACACAAAAGAAGAATTACTTTCTATGAAAATGTTTCAAGTTGATCCGATATTTACTGTCGACATGTGGAAAAGCCATTGGCAGGAAATTTTAAACCGAAAAACGTTTTCGATTGAAACAATTAACCAACGTAAAGATGGTACTTCATTCCCGATAGAAGTGACTGTCAATTTAATCGAATATGGAGGCAAACAATATAATTGCGCTATAGTTAGGGACATCACTGAACGAAAATTAGTTGAAAATAATTTAAAAGAATCTGCAATTCGATTGTTAGAACTCAATACTTCTAAAGATAAATTTTTTTCGATCATAGCTCATGACTTACGTGGTCCACTCGGTACCCAAAGAGAATTCACTAAAATTTTAAGCGAAAAAGATTCTAAATTTTCAGAAACCGAAAGAACTTCTTATTTAAAAATGTTAGAAGAATCTTCGGATTTAGTTTATTCATTATTAGAAAATTTATTAGATTGGGCCAGGTCTCAAAGTGGAAATATTAATTCCCAACCGGTTACAATTCATTTTTATGAACTTATCGAAAGAGTGATCGGCCTTTTGGCCTTATCAGCTAATAAAAAAAATCTAATGATTTCCAATCAGATTCCAAATACTCAAACAATCTTCGCTGATTTGTATATGATTGAAACTGTGATACGAAATCTAATTTCTAATGCTATTAAATATAGCAACGTAAATACAGAAATAACCATTGGCGTTTCACATAAGGATTCGATTTTCTTTATAAAGGACCAAGGTGTGGGAATGGTGAAGGAACAAATCGAGAATCTTTTTCGAGTCGATCATAAATTTTCAACTAAAGGTACTGCGCAAGAGTCGGGAACAGGTCTTGGACTCATACTCTGCAAAGAATTTTTAGAAAAACAAGGAGGCAAAATTTGGGTAGAGAGTGAATCAGGATTTGGATCTACTTTTTATATTCAATTAGTACAAAACATTTAA
- a CDS encoding SpoIIE family protein phosphatase, whose product MKLVRKQWFYFVLVLILGTSIYADETPINIKDSDISPLYLANSILVLEDPTNRLNFEEIVSSKLESKFIKVKSSKEAFNFSYSNSTYWLKVVLENKSFSSKDITFVVSYPRLQTLDFYFRSQKTIKKISSGYSVPILNRPYQSRFFVFPISFPENSTATVYFKVKSPNSINLPIQLWNKNLYDRHEINDHVIQAIYFGIAIAMALFNLFLFFILRDSNYFLYVLIVTSTAFTIASHNGIASEYLWRDSPWMDQYSVNLFISVVLILFLVFMRSLLNTKQIIPKLDRMSILFILVQIVLPIFYINSFEFWIKILVFSHTVTSFWILFIGIVCSFQKERLAYFFLLAFAFLFFALILSTLRALGYLPTNSFTIDGPQYGSAAEMMLLAFALADRYHTIIKDKELAEEKAKLSLEKSNLDLEEKVKERTFALNRTLSAMKRDLFVAKKIQENSLAIEPILIKELNLVYRYLPISEVGGDFFDVSLIKDSKYRIFIGDATGHGVHAAMITMAIKGLYDPIKNFELPPAKVLEIFNEEFMDNFVSLNSLLTAMILDIDLKDKKIQYASAGHPAAVLLRKEQFQLLTKTGRMIGLKKQIHYEQSEVTFTKGDRLFVFTDGVFEAFNAKEEEFGEESLYQLFQSTTHLSLSDVEDNLLKTLQNFLNGQERQDDLTLLGLDL is encoded by the coding sequence ATGAAATTGGTTCGAAAACAATGGTTTTACTTTGTTTTAGTATTGATTCTAGGAACATCTATTTATGCTGATGAAACTCCAATCAACATTAAAGATAGTGATATATCTCCTCTCTATCTCGCAAATTCGATATTAGTTTTAGAGGATCCAACAAACCGTTTAAATTTTGAAGAAATTGTATCATCAAAACTTGAATCAAAATTTATAAAGGTAAAATCTTCGAAAGAGGCATTCAATTTTTCATATTCAAACTCAACTTATTGGCTAAAAGTTGTGTTAGAAAATAAGAGTTTTTCTTCGAAAGATATTACCTTTGTGGTTTCTTATCCTAGATTACAAACTTTGGATTTCTATTTTCGTAGTCAAAAAACAATCAAAAAGATTTCTTCCGGTTATTCTGTTCCTATTTTGAACCGTCCTTACCAAAGTCGGTTTTTTGTATTTCCCATATCATTTCCTGAAAATTCAACAGCTACTGTTTATTTTAAAGTAAAGTCACCGAATTCAATCAATCTACCTATCCAGTTATGGAATAAAAACCTATATGATCGTCATGAAATCAATGATCATGTTATCCAAGCCATTTATTTTGGAATTGCGATTGCTATGGCACTTTTCAATTTATTTTTGTTTTTTATACTGAGAGATTCTAATTATTTTTTATATGTTTTAATCGTCACTAGCACTGCGTTTACAATTGCTTCGCATAATGGAATTGCCTCTGAATATTTATGGAGAGATTCTCCATGGATGGACCAATATTCAGTGAATCTTTTTATCTCCGTTGTTTTAATTCTTTTTTTAGTGTTTATGCGAAGTTTGTTAAATACAAAACAAATTATTCCAAAACTAGATCGAATGAGTATTCTATTCATTTTAGTTCAAATTGTACTACCCATTTTTTACATTAATTCCTTTGAGTTTTGGATTAAGATTTTAGTTTTTAGTCATACCGTTACTTCATTTTGGATTTTATTCATTGGTATCGTATGTTCATTTCAAAAAGAGAGATTAGCCTATTTTTTTCTCTTAGCCTTTGCATTTTTATTTTTTGCTTTGATCCTTTCTACTTTGCGCGCATTGGGTTATCTTCCTACCAATTCGTTTACCATTGATGGCCCACAGTATGGTTCAGCTGCGGAAATGATGTTGCTTGCATTTGCTTTAGCAGATCGTTATCATACCATCATCAAAGATAAGGAACTGGCGGAAGAAAAAGCAAAACTTAGTTTAGAAAAATCTAATTTAGATTTGGAAGAGAAAGTGAAAGAAAGAACTTTTGCTTTGAATCGCACTTTAAGTGCAATGAAACGAGATCTATTCGTAGCCAAAAAAATCCAAGAGAATTCATTGGCCATTGAACCTATTCTCATTAAAGAGTTAAATTTAGTGTATCGTTATCTTCCTATATCAGAGGTTGGTGGAGATTTTTTTGATGTAAGCCTAATTAAAGATTCTAAGTATCGGATTTTTATTGGTGATGCAACTGGTCATGGTGTTCATGCAGCAATGATTACGATGGCGATTAAAGGTTTGTATGATCCTATTAAAAATTTTGAATTACCACCTGCCAAAGTGTTGGAGATTTTTAATGAAGAGTTTATGGATAATTTTGTTTCATTAAATAGCCTTTTAACGGCAATGATTCTTGATATCGATTTAAAAGATAAAAAAATCCAATATGCGTCTGCTGGCCATCCCGCAGCCGTTTTGTTGCGGAAGGAACAATTTCAACTTCTTACAAAAACGGGAAGAATGATCGGACTCAAAAAACAAATCCATTACGAACAATCAGAAGTTACTTTTACAAAAGGAGATCGGCTTTTTGTGTTTACTGACGGAGTTTTTGAGGCTTTTAACGCAAAAGAGGAAGAATTTGGAGAGGAATCTCTCTACCAACTTTTCCAATCGACAACCCACTTAAGCCTTTCCGATGTGGAGGATAACCTCCTCAAAACACTACAAAATTTTCTAAATGGTCAAGAGCGACAGGACGATTTGACCCTTTTGGGCTTAGATTTGTAA
- a CDS encoding alkene reductase, whose translation MKSLFSEAKLGNLTLKNKVVMAPMTRSRSIGNVPGDIVATYYEQRAEAGLIVTEGTSPSPNGLGYARIPGIFSEEQTNAWKKVTDKVHAKGSKIFVQLMHTGRIGHELNLPKGAKVVGPSAILAKGQIWTDTDGMKDHPIPKEMSKAEIKETIEEFVNASKNAIKAGFDGVELHAANGYLLEQFLHPSSNQRSDEYGGSIENRIRIILEVATAVSAAIGKEKTAIRLSPYGAFNDLFPFPETHDEYSLLAEKLNEIGIVYIHLIDHSSMGAPKVEPETVQNIRKAFKGTLILSGGYDAERAEKDLSSGHADLVAFGKPFLANPDLVTRFQKNIPLASFDQTTLYTADGKGYIDYPFAS comes from the coding sequence GTGAAATCATTATTTTCAGAAGCGAAGTTAGGAAATCTTACCTTAAAAAACAAAGTGGTGATGGCTCCCATGACCCGTTCCCGTTCTATCGGAAATGTACCAGGAGATATAGTTGCTACATATTATGAGCAAAGAGCTGAGGCAGGACTTATTGTCACCGAAGGAACTTCTCCTTCGCCAAATGGTCTCGGTTATGCGAGAATCCCTGGAATTTTTTCTGAAGAACAAACCAATGCTTGGAAAAAAGTCACAGACAAAGTACATGCGAAAGGAAGTAAAATTTTTGTCCAACTGATGCATACAGGTCGAATTGGACATGAATTGAATTTACCAAAAGGTGCAAAGGTGGTTGGACCATCGGCAATCCTCGCAAAAGGACAAATTTGGACCGATACGGACGGAATGAAAGATCATCCGATTCCAAAAGAAATGTCAAAAGCAGAAATTAAAGAGACTATTGAAGAATTTGTGAATGCATCTAAAAATGCAATCAAAGCAGGATTTGATGGCGTTGAATTACATGCAGCTAACGGATATTTATTAGAACAATTTTTACATCCATCATCCAACCAACGTTCCGATGAATACGGTGGATCTATCGAAAACCGAATTCGAATTATTTTAGAAGTGGCAACTGCAGTTAGTGCAGCTATCGGCAAAGAAAAAACAGCCATTCGTTTATCTCCGTATGGTGCTTTTAACGACCTTTTCCCATTTCCAGAAACTCATGACGAATATTCATTGTTAGCTGAAAAATTAAATGAAATTGGAATTGTTTACATCCACTTGATCGACCATTCTTCTATGGGTGCCCCAAAAGTAGAACCAGAAACTGTTCAAAACATTCGGAAAGCATTCAAAGGAACACTAATCTTAAGTGGTGGTTACGATGCTGAACGTGCTGAAAAAGATTTATCTTCGGGTCATGCAGATCTAGTTGCCTTTGGAAAACCTTTTTTAGCCAATCCTGATTTGGTTACTAGATTCCAAAAAAACATCCCACTTGCATCTTTTGACCAAACCACATTGTATACTGCTGATGGAAAAGGATATATCGACTATCCATTTGCAAGCTAA
- a CDS encoding beta-class carbonic anhydrase: MSNTLIQQETSKVHKEVIGANEKYASEFGKKGELALPPARSFTILTCMDARLDPAKYAGLAEGDAHVIRNAGGRASDDAIRSLIISYKLLGTKEFFVIHHSDCGMQLFTDPIIRNLLSKSLKTATIDANGWRNLEESGGSDEAKFIPFLTFENLEHSVIEDVKRIRNHPLIPKDIPVYGYYYDVKTGKLVEVKEATKIGRAS; the protein is encoded by the coding sequence ATGTCAAACACGCTCATCCAACAAGAAACAAGCAAAGTGCATAAAGAAGTCATAGGTGCAAATGAAAAGTATGCATCAGAATTTGGGAAAAAAGGGGAATTGGCACTTCCTCCGGCAAGAAGTTTTACCATCCTTACATGTATGGATGCTCGACTCGATCCCGCTAAATATGCAGGCCTAGCGGAAGGTGATGCTCATGTGATTCGGAATGCTGGTGGTCGCGCTAGTGACGATGCCATTCGGTCTCTCATCATCTCTTATAAGTTATTGGGAACTAAAGAATTTTTTGTGATCCATCATTCGGACTGCGGAATGCAACTTTTTACTGATCCTATCATTCGTAACCTGCTTTCCAAAAGTTTAAAAACGGCAACCATCGATGCAAATGGGTGGCGCAACTTAGAAGAATCAGGTGGCTCAGACGAAGCAAAGTTCATTCCTTTTTTAACTTTTGAAAATTTAGAACATAGTGTCATTGAAGATGTCAAACGGATCAGGAACCATCCTTTGATTCCTAAAGACATCCCTGTTTATGGATATTATTACGACGTGAAAACTGGAAAGTTAGTAGAGGTCAAAGAAGCCACGAAGATTGGTAGGGCTTCGTAA
- a CDS encoding ArsR/SmtB family transcription factor yields MVKLQDSEETLNATFQALADPTRRKILMQLVSGEATVLELAEPFQMSLPGISKHLKVLEKAGLIEKGKTAQFRPCRLKVEALQEANQWLEQYKKLWEERLDRLDAYLTELQKSKGNF; encoded by the coding sequence ATGGTTAAATTGCAGGATTCGGAAGAAACACTCAATGCAACGTTCCAGGCATTGGCAGATCCAACTCGTAGAAAGATATTGATGCAACTAGTATCAGGTGAGGCAACCGTACTGGAATTAGCCGAACCATTTCAAATGAGTCTTCCAGGAATTTCAAAACATCTAAAAGTTTTGGAAAAAGCCGGTCTCATCGAAAAAGGAAAAACAGCTCAATTTCGGCCTTGTCGGTTAAAAGTGGAAGCACTTCAGGAAGCCAACCAATGGTTAGAACAATATAAAAAATTATGGGAAGAAAGATTGGATCGTTTAGATGCCTACTTAACCGAATTACAAAAATCAAAAGGAAATTTTTAA
- a CDS encoding SRPBCC family protein produces MFKSDTILTLEEKTVRIERLFNAPIQLVWEVWTNPLHIEKWWGPKNFTNPTVEFDFKVGGSYRIVMRSPEGVDYPIIGKFLEITPFQSFVISDLVDEHPDEWVAEVQKMAGVTGDREILNSKLRVLFEEIDGKTKVVLLTEFASNQIRDGFASSGMKEGWSESFEKLETNALPKANEIYIEKKMNHSQELIFNTLSNPLTIDLWWGPSGFKTTTKSMDFRIGGKWIFTMVGPDGTIYPNVIEYKEIRKFDYLEYSHGSGDTNKKDDFLAKIFLIAFGENQTVVKMQLTFSDTNVRNAVIGFGAIESGQQTLSKLDQFLNQK; encoded by the coding sequence ATGTTTAAATCAGATACAATCTTAACTTTAGAAGAAAAAACTGTTCGCATCGAACGATTGTTTAATGCCCCCATTCAACTTGTTTGGGAAGTTTGGACAAATCCTTTGCACATTGAAAAATGGTGGGGTCCAAAGAATTTTACAAATCCAACTGTTGAGTTTGATTTTAAAGTAGGAGGGTCTTATCGCATTGTTATGCGATCACCAGAAGGAGTTGATTATCCGATCATCGGAAAGTTTTTAGAAATCACCCCATTTCAAAGTTTTGTAATCAGCGATTTGGTAGATGAACATCCGGATGAATGGGTAGCGGAAGTGCAGAAGATGGCTGGGGTCACTGGAGACCGAGAAATATTAAATTCAAAGTTAAGAGTGTTATTCGAGGAGATTGACGGTAAAACAAAAGTTGTTTTACTTACTGAATTTGCAAGTAACCAAATTCGAGATGGATTTGCTAGTTCAGGTATGAAGGAAGGTTGGTCAGAAAGTTTTGAAAAATTAGAGACTAATGCATTACCTAAAGCGAATGAAATATATATTGAGAAAAAAATGAACCATTCTCAGGAATTGATTTTTAATACTCTTTCAAATCCATTAACAATTGACCTTTGGTGGGGTCCAAGCGGATTCAAAACTACAACAAAATCGATGGACTTTCGGATTGGTGGGAAATGGATTTTTACTATGGTTGGGCCAGATGGTACAATTTATCCTAACGTAATTGAATATAAGGAAATCAGAAAATTCGATTACTTGGAATACTCACATGGTTCTGGTGATACAAATAAAAAGGATGATTTTTTAGCGAAAATATTTCTAATTGCATTCGGTGAAAACCAAACCGTAGTAAAAATGCAATTGACTTTTTCTGACACAAACGTTCGAAATGCGGTCATTGGTTTTGGTGCAATTGAAAGTGGACAACAAACACTTTCTAAACTAGATCAGTTCTTAAATCAAAAATAG
- a CDS encoding MATE family efflux transporter: MTSASLWEDLKKALAGSEEDYTEVSIRKAVFLLSVPMVLELVLESVFAVVDIYFVGALGASAIATVGLTETYLFLLYSVAMGLSFSVTAIIARRIGEKEKDKAGVAAIQSIWIAILASVPFAIAGIFFSKELLKLMGADEWVLTEGYHYMQWMLGGNIVIILLFLINAVFRGAGDAAISMRVLWISNGLNIILDPIFIFGWGPIPAYGITGAAIATNLGRGIGVMFQIWLLFQGGKHIKILRSHLKLEWETIQGILKTSLGGIGQMIVGMTSWIFIIRILSEFGSQTVAGATIALRTMMFTVMPSWGMSNAVATLVGQNLGAGKPERAEQSVWFTGFCNMGYLILVSFFYFFWSENLISIFSNDREVIAIGGKWLQIVSYSYFIHAWWMAAGQAFNGAGDTITPTKINIVFFWIIQIPLAYLLGKYFAFGSTGVFWSIMISESSVGIFTLWLFTKGNWKQSKV; the protein is encoded by the coding sequence ATGACAAGTGCTAGTTTATGGGAAGATTTAAAGAAGGCACTTGCTGGTTCGGAAGAAGATTATACCGAAGTGAGCATTCGAAAGGCAGTGTTTCTTCTCTCTGTTCCAATGGTTTTAGAACTCGTTTTAGAATCGGTATTTGCAGTTGTCGATATTTACTTTGTTGGTGCCTTGGGAGCTTCTGCAATCGCAACAGTTGGTTTAACTGAAACTTATCTATTTCTATTATATTCTGTTGCAATGGGTTTATCTTTCTCTGTAACTGCGATCATTGCTAGGCGAATTGGTGAAAAAGAAAAAGACAAAGCGGGAGTTGCGGCTATCCAATCAATTTGGATCGCCATCCTTGCATCAGTTCCATTTGCTATTGCAGGGATATTCTTTTCAAAAGAACTCCTTAAACTTATGGGTGCAGATGAGTGGGTTTTAACTGAAGGTTATCATTATATGCAATGGATGTTAGGTGGTAACATTGTTATCATTCTTCTGTTTCTTATCAATGCTGTTTTTCGTGGAGCAGGGGATGCTGCGATTTCAATGAGAGTATTGTGGATATCTAATGGACTGAACATTATTTTAGATCCTATTTTTATTTTTGGTTGGGGACCGATTCCAGCTTATGGAATTACTGGAGCTGCAATTGCAACTAACCTCGGTCGAGGGATCGGTGTTATGTTTCAAATTTGGTTGTTATTTCAGGGTGGTAAACATATCAAAATTCTGAGATCACATCTAAAATTAGAATGGGAAACGATCCAAGGGATCTTAAAAACATCTCTTGGCGGGATTGGACAAATGATTGTTGGTATGACATCCTGGATCTTTATCATACGAATCCTTTCCGAATTTGGAAGTCAAACAGTAGCCGGTGCGACCATCGCCCTAAGAACGATGATGTTTACTGTGATGCCTTCTTGGGGAATGTCTAACGCAGTAGCTACGTTAGTTGGACAAAACTTAGGTGCGGGTAAACCAGAAAGGGCGGAACAATCTGTATGGTTTACAGGGTTTTGTAATATGGGTTATTTGATCTTAGTATCATTTTTTTACTTTTTTTGGAGTGAAAATCTAATTTCAATTTTCTCTAACGACCGAGAAGTCATAGCCATTGGTGGCAAATGGTTGCAAATTGTATCGTATTCATATTTTATTCATGCTTGGTGGATGGCAGCAGGACAGGCTTTCAACGGTGCAGGAGATACAATCACACCTACAAAAATTAATATTGTATTCTTTTGGATCATTCAAATTCCCTTAGCTTATCTTTTGGGAAAATATTTTGCTTTCGGCTCAACTGGAGTATTTTGGTCTATTATGATTTCCGAATCATCTGTTGGGATTTTTACTCTTTGGTTATTTACTAAAGGGAATTGGAAACAATCAAAGGTATAA
- a CDS encoding iron chaperone — MKSAIPKSIDEYIEKFPKDVQQILQKVRNTIQKEAPEATEAISYAMPTFVQNGNLVHFAAYAKHIGFYALPSGNIAFQKEISKYKNGKGSIQFPLDEPIPYALIKKIVKFRVNENGQKIKKKVQKKKTTKLKKPISKKS, encoded by the coding sequence ATGAAATCAGCAATTCCTAAATCAATTGATGAATACATAGAAAAATTTCCTAAAGATGTGCAACAAATTCTTCAAAAAGTTCGAAACACAATACAGAAAGAAGCACCGGAAGCGACAGAAGCAATTAGTTATGCGATGCCAACTTTCGTACAAAATGGAAACTTAGTACATTTTGCCGCTTATGCAAAACATATAGGTTTTTATGCACTTCCTTCAGGAAATATAGCCTTCCAAAAAGAAATTTCAAAATATAAAAATGGAAAAGGTTCCATTCAATTTCCATTGGATGAACCAATTCCATATGCTCTGATCAAAAAAATTGTTAAATTCAGAGTGAACGAAAATGGGCAAAAAATAAAGAAAAAGGTTCAAAAAAAAAAGACTACAAAGTTAAAAAAACCAATCTCAAAGAAATCATAA